The Microbacterium schleiferi genome contains the following window.
GCTCGACCCCCTCATACTCGAGGGTGGTCGGGTCGGGGGCTCTCTTCGTCGTTCCCTACTGCGGTCAGCTCAACAGCGCACGGTTGATCGCGTCAGCAACCGCCGCGAACTCATCATTCTTCGACGACTTCGTGAACTGGACCGCGTTCGGGTCGTTCTGAACCTGATAGTTCTTGTTCGACACGAGGCTAGACCCGCCCTTCACCGCAACCGACCCGGGCACCGTCAACCGGATATACCCGGCGGTGAGGCCCGCACGTTTGAACTCGACACCCGTGATCTGCTCCAGAGGGATCGTTTTCGTAGCGCCTTTCGTGGTGATGATCACACCCTTGGGGAGCACCTCGATCGAACCGTTCCGGGATTCCGCTTTCACACTGTCGGTCATGCCACCGGATCGTACCGGGCTGGCGGTGCGCTCGTCTACGCCGCAAGGCGCGATGCTTCCGATGCGCGCAGCAGGTCGGGTCGTGTGACGTGCACGTAGCGTGCGGTCATCTCGGGGGAGGAGTGGCCGAGGAACTCTTGTGCGACGCGGAGGTCGTGTCCGGTGCCCTCGTAGACGACGGTCCCGGCCCGGTGTCTGAGGGAGTGGGGGTTTGCGCCGACAGCGCGGCGGATGTGTTCGTAGACGGTGTTGGGGTGCAGGTGCCCGTCCGTTCCTCCTGGGAACAGGTATCCCGCTGGTGCGCGTTGGATGAGGTGTTGAATCTCGGGGGTGAGGTGCACGACCCGGTGCTTGCCGCCTTTGCCGATGACGTGCAGCCATGCTCCGGCTTCGATGTCGTCGGTGTGGACTTTCGCGACTTCGTGCCGTCGGAGCCCGCATTCGGCGGCGAGGCGGATCATCATTTCGGTTTCCGGGTCGGCGTTCGCGATGCCGGCGAGGATGTCGGTGTCGGTGGCGATCCGTGCGGGTCGACGTTCAACGGTGACGGTTTCGAGTTCGGCGGCTGGGTTGTCGGAGCGTCGGCCGGAGGCGTGCATCCACCGGAAGAATCCGCGGAGCCCGGATACGGCGGCGTTGAGGGATTCGTCTGCAGTCCAGTGGGTATGGACCCACTCGTCGAGCTCGAACAGTGTGACTGTGTACGGGTCGATTTCGGTGAGGAGTCGGGCGATGACGGCGCGGCGTTTGCGGATGGTTACGGGTGCGCGTCGTCGACGGTGGAGGTAGTCGATGAATTGGTCGAGTAGTCCGTCCATGGTGCACCTGCCGTTCCGCGTATTTCGCCCCGGCACTCGCCGTTGAGTGTCGGGGCTGAGAATCTATCCGAACGGATGTGACCGCGTTCGGGCATGCTGGTGACGTGTGTGCCTTTACGTGCGCGCTGAGGCGACTAGGCCATCTTCGACGCTGATCTCGTGGGACCAGCGCTCCGCTCGCGCGGTTTCGCTCGCGCCCTTCGTGTAGTACCGGCGACCTTCCCATCCGCACGAGCAGGACGCCTGCCACGCCGGACCGATCGCGGTGTGAACTCGGTTCGCTCGTGCCCGGTGCCCGAGCTTCTCGGCAGGAGTCATCACGCGGCCCACCGTTCGAAGTTGGGTGCGCTGGACGTGCGTCGCGGACGCAGGTGGTACAGTGAAGGAGCACGCGGGGGGTTCCACGTAACTCGTGAATCTGGCCCCCGCCGCATATCTGCGAAGCCTCCGCAATTCCCTCGAACTCCCGACTCCGGGCATCCCTGCCCGGAAGGAATCGAGGAGAGGCAGATGAGCCCGAGACGCTGAGTCCCGCTCAGCACGTCGAGCCCGTCGCGGCGGCTTCTTCATCCGTGCGGATCCGCACATCATTCGATTTACCGCACATTAGGTACACAAGGGAGTACTCGTGGAGTCCATCTCCGAGGTCCACACTGACGCGTCCGAGAGCGACGCCGTCGATCAGACCGCCCCCGCGGCCGCCGAGGCCGCCACTCAGACCGAGACCGCTGACGCGGAGGCCCCCGAGGCAGCGGACGCCGGTGTCGAGGCCCCGGCCGAAGCTCCGGCTGCAGAGGCCGATACATCGGCCGAGGCCGAAGCCGAGGCAGCGGAGCCGTCGACCGCCGACACCGCCGAGGTCGGTACTCAAGCCCCTGAGGCCGCCGAGGCAGAGACCGTCACCACTGACGCGGCTGCGGGCGCTGAGAGCGCAGAATCGACCTCCGCCGAGCAGCGCGAGCCTGCCGCGCCGGCCGAAGCCCCCGCCGAAGCCGCCCCCGCCGAGGAGAAGGCCGCCGAAGCGCCCACCAAGCCTGTCCGCAAGCGGGCTCCTCGCCGAGCCAAGAGCACTGACATTCCCGCCGACCAGCCCGCCGCAGAGACGCCGGCCGAGCCGAAGGCCGAGGAATCCACGGACGAGGCTGCCGACACGAACACGGCTGCCAGCAGCGACAAGCCCGCTGGCCGCGGCAAGTCCGCAGGCCGCCGCAAGGCATCCGACAATGACACGGCTGCTGGCACCGACGAGGCTGCTGGCACTGACACGGCTGCCGGCACCGACAAGGCTGCTGACAGCGACAAGCCCGCCGAGGCCGCAAAGACCGACGACTCGTCGTCGAGTTCCGAGTCCGCCGACGATTCGGGCGAGGAATCCACGCCGAACCGCGGCCGCAGTCGCAACCGCAGCCGGAGCCGCAACCGCGCGTCCGGCAACAGTGGCAGTGGCAACGCAGGCAACGGCAACGCCGGCAACGGAAATGCGGGCGCCTCCGGTGGTGCCGACCAGTCCGCGTCCACGAGCGGCGACGACGAGGGCGGCTCGACCGGCGGTCGGGGCCGGCAGCGTAACAAGCGTCGCGGCCCCAATCAGAACGACGAGTTCGAGCCCGAGGTCGGCGAGGACGATGTCCTGATCCCCATCGCCGGCATTCTCGACGTGCTCGACAACTACGCTTTCGTTCGCACGACCGGGTACTTGCCCGGTCAGAGCGACGTGTACGTCTCGCTCGGTCAGGTCAAGAAGTACAACCTGCGCAAGGGCGACGCGGTCGTCGGTGCCATCAAGCAGCCGCGCGAGGGCGAACAGACTGGCCGCCAGAAATACAACGCGCTCGTCAAGGTGGATGCCGTCAACGGCCTGTCTGTTGACGACGCCGCGACCCGCGTCGAGTTCAGCAAGCTCACGCCGCTGTACCCCCAGGAGCGCCTGCGCCTGGAGACGGCTCCGGAGAAGCTCACGCAGCGGATCATCGACCTGGTCGCCCCGATCGGCAAGGGCCAGCGCGGCCTGATCGTCGCGCCCCCCAAGGCGGGCAAGACGATCGTGCTGCAGCAGATCGCGAACGCGATTGCGACCAACAACCCCGAGGTCCACCTCATGGTCGTGCTCGTCGACGAGCGACCCGAAGAGGTCACCGACATGCAGCGCACCGTCAAGGGCGAGGTCATCGCCTCGACCTTCGATCGTCCCGCCGAGGACCACACGACGGTCGCGGAGCTCGCCATCGAGCGCGCCAAGCGCCTCGTCGAGCTCGGCCGCGACGTCGTCGTGCTGCTGGATTCGATCACCCGTCTCGGGCGCGCCTACAACATCTCCGCCCCGACCTCGGGCCGCGTGCTCACCGGTGGCGTCGACGCCTCAGCGCTCTACCCGCCGAAGCGATTCTTCGGTGCTGCCCGCAACATCGAGAACGGCGGATCGCTCACGATTCTTGCCACGGCACTTGTCGAGACCGGGTCCAAGATGGACGAGGTGATCTTCGAGGAGTTCAAGGGCACCGGCAACAGCGAACTGCGTCTGAACCGTCAGCTCGCCGACAAGCGCATCTTCCCGGCCGTCGACGTCAACGCCTCGAGCACACGTCGTGAAGAGATGCTGCTCTCGCCGGACGAGGTCAAGATCACCTGGAAGCTGCGTCGCGCTCTGGCTGGCCTGGACCCGCAGCAGGCGCTCGAGGTCGTGCTCGGAAAGCTCAAAGAGACCCAGTCCAACGTCGAGTTCCTCGTGCAGATGCAGAAGTCGATTCCGGCGCCGACCTCCAACGGCCACGGCGCAGGCGGACACGGTCACGAGAACAGCATCCGCTGACCGGCGGCATGGAGATGGCAGAGCCGGCGATGTTCGACTCCGTCCGTACGCTGATCGACGAGCACCGCGAGGTGCAGATCGAACTGTCCGATCCGGCGGTTCACGCAGATCCCGCCCGCGCCAAGCGGGTGAACAGGCGCTACGCCGAGTTGAGTCGGATCGTCGCGGCCCATGACGCGTGGGTCGCGGCATCCGATGACCTCACTGCTGCTCGTGATCTCGCGCGCGAAGATGAGGCCTTCGCTGAAGAGGTGCCGGCTCTCGAGGAGCGCCTCGCGGAGACCCAGGAACGACTGCGTCGTCTGCTGATCCCGCGTGATCCGGATGATGCGCGCGACGTGATCATGGAGATCAAGCAGGGCGAGGGCGGGGCAGAAAGCGCCCTCTTCGCTGCAGACCTGCTGCGCATGTACCTGCAGTACGCCGCCTCGAAGGGGTGGAAGACCGAGATGCTCGAGCGCAACGAGTCGGACCTCGGCGGGTTCAAAGACGTCCAGGTCGCCATCAAGGGTTCATCGAGTGATCCTGCGCAGGGGGTGTGGGCCCACCTGAAGTACGAGGGAGGCGTCCACCGTGTGCAGCGCGTTCCGGCTACCGAGTCGCAGGGGCGGATCCACACGTCGACGACGGGCGTCCTGGTGTTCCCCGAGGTCGATGAGCCCGAAGAGATCCACATCGAGCAGAACGACCTCAAGATCGATGTGTTCCGCTCGTCCGGTCCCGGCGGGCAGTCGGTGAACACGACCGACTCCGCCGTGCGGATCACGCACCTGCCGACGGGGATCGTGGTGTCGATGCAGAACGAGAAGTCGCAGCTGCAGAACCGCGAGGCTGGGATGCGGGTGCTGCGCGCCCGACTGCTGGCAAAGCAGCAGGAAGAGCGAGACGCCGCGGCATCCGATGCCCGGCGCTCGCAGATCCGCGGAATGGATCGCTCGGAGCGTATCCGCACCTACAACTTCCCCGAGAACCGCATCGCCGATCACCGAACTGGCTACAAGGCCTACAACCTCGACCAGGTCATGGACGGCGCGCTCGAACCGATCATCGCGTCATGCATCGCCGCCGACGAGGAGGAGCGGCTCGCGGCTCTCGGAGCCGACACCGACTGAGCGCGCTATCTCGCCAGGATGGCCAGGCCGACGGTTCGTGTTGCCTGTCGTGCGCTCACGGCGTTTGTCGAGTGGTTCAGCACGGCGCCCTGTCGCGGCGGGGACGGACACGCTACTGTCGGGGCGTGGTCATGTTCCTCATCCGCGCGCTGATCTTCGTCCTCTCCGCCGCCGTCGGACTGATTGCCGCCGACCTGCTGCTGCCGGGCTTCCGTATTGACTGGTGGGGCTTCGTGCTGGCCGTCCTGATCTTCGCGGTGCTCCAGAGCCTTCTCTCGCCGTGGATCGCGACAGTCGCCAAGCGCAACGCCCCGGCACTGCTGGGCGGCATCGGCATCATCTCGACGCTCGTCGCGCTGGTCATCGTCGTGGTGATTCCGGCCAGCGGCGTGAGTATCGGAGAGCCGTTCGTGCTCACCTGGATCCTCGCGCCGGTCATCGTGTGGCTCGTGACCGCGCTTGCTACCTGGCTGTTGCCGATGATCTTCATCAAGAACAAGGTCGAGGAGCGCCGCTCCGAGAAGTGAGGCGCGACGCCGCCACGGGTCGCCGATCAAGGGTGAGAGACATGGACGTCATCATCACCGCCGGCACCATCATCACGATGGACCCGGAGCGTACCCGCGCCGAAGCTGTCGCCGTCTCGCAGGGACGGATCGTGGCGGTGGGCACCGTGGCCGACTGTCAGAAGGCGCTGCCGGGTGCGACCAGGCACGACACCGGCGCAGCCGCGCTGTTGCCCGGATTCGTCGAGCCGCACTCGCACCCGGTTCTCAGCGGCATGGCGACGATGCCGCCCGCCTACTGGATCGCGCCGTGGTTCGCCCCCACGTGGGATGACGTCGTCGCAGCCTTCCGGACGGCCATCGCCGAAACTCCGGTCGACCAGCCGCTCGCGTTCTTCGGCTTCGACGGGCTCCTCCAGCAGCACGCCGACCCGACCGCTCCCGAGCTCGATGCGATCTTCGGGGACCGCATGGTCATGGTTTTCGGAAACTCGGGTCACACCTCCTATGTGACAACCGCGGTGCTCGAGCACCTCGGTTGGGTGAAGAACCCGCCCACGGACCCGGTCGGCGGGTTTTTCGGCCGCAACGCCGACGGATCCCTCAACGGTGTGGCCACCGAGATCCCCGCGGCGATGGCGCAGGCAGCCCCCGTTCTTGAGGCGATCGCCACGGGGCCGCATCCGCTGCAGGGCGCCGTCGAGTACTACGTGCTCCTGTCATCGGCGGGGATTACCTCGACCTCGGAGCACACCTACAAGACCGAGCTGAAATCCGCGTACGAAACCCTCGCCTCGCTTCCGAACAGCCCGCTGCGCATCTCGCTGTACCACATGTCGACCGAGGCTGACTGTGGAGAGCCGTTCACCTCGGCCGTTCCCGAGGACATGCTCCGTAAGCAGGGCATCAAGCTCTGGGCCGACGGGTCGCCGTGGGTTGGCAATGTGGCGATGAGCTCGCCCTACCTCGACACCGACGTCACCCGCGCCGCGGGGATCGCGCCCGGCATCCCCGGCGAGAAGATGATGAACTACACCCGCGACCAACTCGACGCCCTGCTGGAGGCGCACGTCGGCGAGGGGTGGCAGATGGCCTTCCACGCCAACGGCGATATCGCGATCGACATCGTGCTGGATGCCTTTACGACGGTGCTCGGCCGCCACAACCTGATCGACAGTGACCATCGCTGGCGCATCGAGCACATCGGCGGTGCGCGCGCCGACCAGTTTCCCCGCATGGCCTCCATCGGCGCCGTGCCGTCGATGGGTCCCTTCCAGTTCTACTACTGGGGAGACCTGCTCGATGGGGGCATGTTCGAACCGGCGGTGGGCGGTTCGTGGCAGCGATTCCGAGACGCCTTCGATGCGGGGCTTCCGGTCTCGTTCCACAACGACGGCTCCGTCACGCCGCCCACGCCGCTGCTGAACATGCAGGCAGCTGTCACCCGCCGGTGCGCGTCGGGCACCCTGCATGCCCCCGAACAAGCCGCAACTGTCGATGAGGCCCTGCGAGCCCATACCGTCAACGCCGCGTTCGCCCTGGGACGCGAGCACGAGATCGGCTCCATCGAGGTCGGCAAGTTCGCGGACTTCGTCGAACTCGACGCGGATCCTTACGCTGTCGTCCCCGACAAGATCGGCGCCATCGGAGTGCTCGGCACCTGGCTCGGCGGCTCTCGCGTCGACCTCGGGGAGTTCGCAGCGGCATCCCACCAGGTCGACGACGCCGCGTTCGCGCAGCTGCGCACGTACGGGGTGCCAGCCTGCTGCCACCTCCCCGCGGCGACGGCATCGTGACCGGGTCCGCCGCTGCGTCGGGAGCAGCGCCGGGCGCAGCAGCGAGAAAGGCGACCGCTCTCGCTGTGCCCCTCCTGGGGATCATGGGCGGCATTCAGACAGCCGACCCGACGATTGCCAGCACCGCTCTCGTCGAGTCGGCGAGGGCGCTCCAGATGGATGCGGGACTGCAGGCGATCGCGGCCAGCATTTCGACCCTGATGCTGGCGGCGACGGTGATCACCACGGGCCTGCTCGCCGACCGTATCGGCAGGCGGCTCCTCCTGGTGCTTGCTCTGGCGCTGTCGGCGCTGGGAGATCTGATCGTTGCTGTCGCCGTCGATCCCGCGCTGTTCCTCACCGGGCGGGCATTGGCCGGCGTCGGACTCGGCGCCGTGTACGGCGCGTCCTTCGCCTACATCCGGGCGGTCGTTCCGCAGGGCAAGATCGCCGCGGCGATGGGCTCGTTCGCTGCGTGCAACGCGGTGTCGATGATCGTCGTCAGCTTCATCGGCGGGTCGCTGGCGTCCGTCGACTGGCGGCTCGCGTTCATCGTGGTCCCGGTGGTGACGCTTATCTCCATCCCGGCCGTGCTCGCGGTTTTGCCGCGGCAACCCCGGAGCGCCAGGGGCCCCGCGGACGTTGCCGGCCAGGTCGTGCTCGGGCTCGGCATCGTCGGCGTCCTGTACGGAATTTCGCATGCCGGTGCAGGCATGACCTCACCGCTCACGTGGGCCCCGCTGCTGGCAGGACTCGTGCTGCTGGTGCTGTTCGTCATCGTCGAGAAACGCGGCGCCCACCCGTTCTTCCCCATCGAGTTGTTCCGCAACCCCGGGTTTCTTGCCGCAGTCGGCATGGGAATCGCCTTCAACTTCGCGCAGGCTGTCGGCATCCTGCAACTCGCCAACATCTGGCAGTACGTCTACGGCTTTTCCACCGTCGAGGTGTCCTTGGGGCAGCTCCCGGTCACCGTCATTTCGGTTGCCGCCTCGATCTACATCGGCCGCAGGCTCAGTGCGGGTCTCTCGCCCGCGACCGCGATCGTGATCAGCGGGGGAGCGTCGGTCCTAGGCTTCCTCGCTTTTGCCCTCATCCTGATCTCGCACGAATTCTGGTTCTTCCTGCCGGGCATGCTGCTGATCGGCTTCGGGATGAGCGGTCTCGTGCCCTACGGCGCCCTCGTGCTGCGGCTGGCTCCGCCGGCGCAGTTCGGCGCGGTGACGTCGTCGCGAACGACGATCGGGCAGTTCGGCTACGCCGTGGGGCTCTCGGGAAGCATGATCCTTGTCGACGCGATCACGCGTGAGGGCGTCATCCATCGGCTCAAGGATGCCGGAGTCACCCCGGCCCGCTACGGTGAGGCGCTCGACGCGATCTACGCATATGCGCAGAACGGCACGGTTCCCTCCGGAGACAACGGGACAGCGCTGCTCCAGGGGGCTGCCGCATCCTACGAGGTCGCTTTCGTCACGACCATGGTGGTCACCGCCGCCATCGTCGGAGTGCTCTCGCTGCTCACCGTGTTCGCCCTGCGTCGATTCGAGAGGACGCTCCCAGCCTCGAAGCCAACCAGCCCGAGTCCAGCCTCCTAGATAACCCTCTTCGTAGGGATCGCAGGATCACGCGAGGTTCGCACGATTGTCGCGGCATCCTGCGACGTTCGCACGATTCTGCGAAGGTCGGGGCTCCGTTGCGGCGAAGCCCGTGGCTCCGCGACCAGGCATGCTCAGATCTGGTAGTCGGGCATCGTCAGGATGGCGC
Protein-coding sequences here:
- a CDS encoding DUF4429 domain-containing protein, encoding MTDSVKAESRNGSIEVLPKGVIITTKGATKTIPLEQITGVEFKRAGLTAGYIRLTVPGSVAVKGGSSLVSNKNYQVQNDPNAVQFTKSSKNDEFAAVADAINRALLS
- a CDS encoding tyrosine-type recombinase/integrase; translation: MDGLLDQFIDYLHRRRRAPVTIRKRRAVIARLLTEIDPYTVTLFELDEWVHTHWTADESLNAAVSGLRGFFRWMHASGRRSDNPAAELETVTVERRPARIATDTDILAGIANADPETEMMIRLAAECGLRRHEVAKVHTDDIEAGAWLHVIGKGGKHRVVHLTPEIQHLIQRAPAGYLFPGGTDGHLHPNTVYEHIRRAVGANPHSLRHRAGTVVYEGTGHDLRVAQEFLGHSSPEMTARYVHVTRPDLLRASEASRLAA
- the rho gene encoding transcription termination factor Rho, yielding MESISEVHTDASESDAVDQTAPAAAEAATQTETADAEAPEAADAGVEAPAEAPAAEADTSAEAEAEAAEPSTADTAEVGTQAPEAAEAETVTTDAAAGAESAESTSAEQREPAAPAEAPAEAAPAEEKAAEAPTKPVRKRAPRRAKSTDIPADQPAAETPAEPKAEESTDEAADTNTAASSDKPAGRGKSAGRRKASDNDTAAGTDEAAGTDTAAGTDKAADSDKPAEAAKTDDSSSSSESADDSGEESTPNRGRSRNRSRSRNRASGNSGSGNAGNGNAGNGNAGASGGADQSASTSGDDEGGSTGGRGRQRNKRRGPNQNDEFEPEVGEDDVLIPIAGILDVLDNYAFVRTTGYLPGQSDVYVSLGQVKKYNLRKGDAVVGAIKQPREGEQTGRQKYNALVKVDAVNGLSVDDAATRVEFSKLTPLYPQERLRLETAPEKLTQRIIDLVAPIGKGQRGLIVAPPKAGKTIVLQQIANAIATNNPEVHLMVVLVDERPEEVTDMQRTVKGEVIASTFDRPAEDHTTVAELAIERAKRLVELGRDVVVLLDSITRLGRAYNISAPTSGRVLTGGVDASALYPPKRFFGAARNIENGGSLTILATALVETGSKMDEVIFEEFKGTGNSELRLNRQLADKRIFPAVDVNASSTRREEMLLSPDEVKITWKLRRALAGLDPQQALEVVLGKLKETQSNVEFLVQMQKSIPAPTSNGHGAGGHGHENSIR
- the prfA gene encoding peptide chain release factor 1, encoding MFDSVRTLIDEHREVQIELSDPAVHADPARAKRVNRRYAELSRIVAAHDAWVAASDDLTAARDLAREDEAFAEEVPALEERLAETQERLRRLLIPRDPDDARDVIMEIKQGEGGAESALFAADLLRMYLQYAASKGWKTEMLERNESDLGGFKDVQVAIKGSSSDPAQGVWAHLKYEGGVHRVQRVPATESQGRIHTSTTGVLVFPEVDEPEEIHIEQNDLKIDVFRSSGPGGQSVNTTDSAVRITHLPTGIVVSMQNEKSQLQNREAGMRVLRARLLAKQQEERDAAASDARRSQIRGMDRSERIRTYNFPENRIADHRTGYKAYNLDQVMDGALEPIIASCIAADEEERLAALGADTD
- a CDS encoding amidohydrolase, with the translated sequence MDVIITAGTIITMDPERTRAEAVAVSQGRIVAVGTVADCQKALPGATRHDTGAAALLPGFVEPHSHPVLSGMATMPPAYWIAPWFAPTWDDVVAAFRTAIAETPVDQPLAFFGFDGLLQQHADPTAPELDAIFGDRMVMVFGNSGHTSYVTTAVLEHLGWVKNPPTDPVGGFFGRNADGSLNGVATEIPAAMAQAAPVLEAIATGPHPLQGAVEYYVLLSSAGITSTSEHTYKTELKSAYETLASLPNSPLRISLYHMSTEADCGEPFTSAVPEDMLRKQGIKLWADGSPWVGNVAMSSPYLDTDVTRAAGIAPGIPGEKMMNYTRDQLDALLEAHVGEGWQMAFHANGDIAIDIVLDAFTTVLGRHNLIDSDHRWRIEHIGGARADQFPRMASIGAVPSMGPFQFYYWGDLLDGGMFEPAVGGSWQRFRDAFDAGLPVSFHNDGSVTPPTPLLNMQAAVTRRCASGTLHAPEQAATVDEALRAHTVNAAFALGREHEIGSIEVGKFADFVELDADPYAVVPDKIGAIGVLGTWLGGSRVDLGEFAAASHQVDDAAFAQLRTYGVPACCHLPAATAS
- a CDS encoding MFS transporter, translated to MTGSAAASGAAPGAAARKATALAVPLLGIMGGIQTADPTIASTALVESARALQMDAGLQAIAASISTLMLAATVITTGLLADRIGRRLLLVLALALSALGDLIVAVAVDPALFLTGRALAGVGLGAVYGASFAYIRAVVPQGKIAAAMGSFAACNAVSMIVVSFIGGSLASVDWRLAFIVVPVVTLISIPAVLAVLPRQPRSARGPADVAGQVVLGLGIVGVLYGISHAGAGMTSPLTWAPLLAGLVLLVLFVIVEKRGAHPFFPIELFRNPGFLAAVGMGIAFNFAQAVGILQLANIWQYVYGFSTVEVSLGQLPVTVISVAASIYIGRRLSAGLSPATAIVISGGASVLGFLAFALILISHEFWFFLPGMLLIGFGMSGLVPYGALVLRLAPPAQFGAVTSSRTTIGQFGYAVGLSGSMILVDAITREGVIHRLKDAGVTPARYGEALDAIYAYAQNGTVPSGDNGTALLQGAAASYEVAFVTTMVVTAAIVGVLSLLTVFALRRFERTLPASKPTSPSPAS